In the Sebastes fasciatus isolate fSebFas1 chromosome 12, fSebFas1.pri, whole genome shotgun sequence genome, CCACTTCATTTACATTCAGACTATAGGCCTGTGACCTCTGTCACCTCACTGCTGGGGAGGCGTTTGTGGTTTATgggcagggttggaaattagcaccagtcACCAGCCAGAAGCTGGTAAATTATGCAAACGGACgttagatttgcttcactcaccagccagaaaaacaacagtattataaatatattttatatatatatacatatatctatatatataaaaaaaagttaatttccaaccctgtgTATGGGAATGAACATGACAGTCACAGGATCACTGTCTGAACTCTCatgattttcattcattttaatgcagGAAACGTTAATAACGAGCACTTAACTCCTAACTCCAATGAACCTCTTATTATCTCTGTCTCACTTTTACTACTTTTTCCTTTCAAAATCTTTAAAATAAACCATCATTttctatttaaaggtcccatattgtacaaagtaagatttctgtccatttgtgatgtcacaaatatacaatatttagaccattacacggttttaaacgtaaacattctaaatgtgtcccagattatttcctggttgcagtgtttgtgaatgacatcagctgacaggaagtaaacatggacccaaactgttgccaggcaacgcaattctgttgcaattctgttgaaatgcactaaaacggagcgtttcagacagagggtaaatacaggcatattcaagcagacagtatggggaaaataaagttgtttttttaacattacagcatgtaaacatgttctagtagaaacacaaaatacaagtatgaacctgaaaattagcacaatatgggacctttaaaagacgCTTTATAAACATGTCCTTGACTGCCATACTGCAGATCGGACTGCGCATGCGCACAGAGGAAAAACTACAGAACAAAATAACACTAAAACAAAAACTTACTGTTTAGTCTTGTTTTCCTTGTTTATTATACATTTCAAGACGAAAACAAGAACAACACGCTGTCGTTTCCCCCTGAAACCTAGAcatgttttttgcttttgttattCATAAACGATAAGAGTCATTTCCTGCTGAAACTCAATTACTCTAATGATCTACTGATCTACTGGTCTACTGGTACACGACTGATGTCTGCTGGTGTTATACTACAGTATCATAGTGAACACACAGCAGCGTTTAGTACAAGTTGACTGTTTAAAACGGGTTAAACATGTCTAATAGAGGAATATGTTATCTCTAATCGTATAAAGGTTTATTTCTACACAGTATAATGTGGCTCACCGTTAACAGCGCCTCCTCCGTCGACTCCCTCCGACCACACAGTGGAGGgacaagaagaaaacaaacggGATAAATCTCCGTTAAAGTTTCGTAATCCCGTTTGTTCGGTTTTACCGGCGGTTCGTCCGGTGGTGTGTCGGTCTACAGCTGAACCCTGGAGGTTTTAATAGAACTACAAGTCTGAACTAAACTAAACCAACAgacctccttcttcttctctggtttaATGGCGGCTCGTTAACCACCGTGCAGAcgcataccgccacctactggaccGGAGTGTGACGTCAGGGCTTTACATACTTCAGGATAGatgatattaaagggactgtttgtaacttctcacacgtataaatcacccggatcggtgtcccatgcgcgctcgtgtgtggctacgctgttcagactcagactccaacacaaactacacggaagcaccaaaaccgcaaagttctatctagtgaagcccgtctgttaaacagtgttggccgcgatCGGAGGACGCGGTGGAGACCGTAGCTGTGGTCTCCAggactggagtctctgctgtactctgcctgcttgccttcactcagctcgctccacctcacgtgcatgtgcgcacactacacactgcagaagagttagtttagctctgagaatatctagtaggtagtacagtggacgtttgtgcagaaataactgctgcagctcctccagaccaacagaggttttccgtgtcttgtgaagtgacggggctccgcagcgagaaacgttatcgtctctgacagggcaccggtgtctcccctgttccctccaaCCACGGTTGGGactctgaagcaggaaaagccaacactaggatcagcagtgattcatggagagaccttcgtctggtcagctaacattactgccaagcagctgaaatatagagtgatgttgtggttttagctgacgtgtgtcgcctcactgtgttgagcgatgcttgttcaggtatatttagagcgagcacaagcgcgatcctggcgctgactttcgttgacttaacggccacaggtgtcgctgttaacaagcatttcttattcttacaaacagtccctttaatcttGAAAAAGcacttcctctcctctgcaCTTCCCTTTGAAATCCTTCACcttaatttatttctgtatactgTAATAGTGTCTCCCTTTAGTATCTGAGTCCCACTTCTTCTGCCCCTCCCTCACTGCCTTTCTTATTAACGATTTGGCCTCACCTTTTCCAAACCAAACTTTCATTATAATTCATCGTCATTTAATTTTAATGCTCTTTTTGCAATCTCGTCTGCCCTCTCGTTACCTTCCACACCAGCATGAGCAGGAACCCAACaaaattgtaaattaatttcaaCTCTTTGTATTCTCAGCATTATCGTAAATATTTCCATCAATAAATCATCTCTTCTTGTTTCTTTTGAATTCAAACTATTAAGAGCTGCAGTAGAGTCTGTAACAAATGACAACTTTCTCAGGCCTTACCTCTTTTATCCATTTTAAATCATAAAATTAAGGCGactatttctgctgtaaataaAGATAATCTATCATTAATTCTTTTGCATATGACTACATCAAACTCAGGTATGTATACTCCCGTTCCTATATGTCCACTCTCTGGATCTTTAGATCCATCAGTAAATATTGGTTAATAGTTAGAATAATTCCTCTTCACATATTCTTGAATCAAATATCCAATATTATCCACATTCCTTTCACTCCATTCTCTCTTCTGCTCCACAAGTTGCAAGTCCACATTTGGCACTGGAAATATCCATGGAGGAATATTACCCCACACAGTATCTGGCCCATAATCTAACCTATGTAAACCATATTCTTCTGCTATTGTATTAATATTCCAACCAAATCCTTTACCTTTTTGTTGGTGTGAATATTCCCAACAACCGCACAGCACCTTTGTTGCAGGTTGATCCTCTCCAGATTCCTTTAACTTAACCCAATATGCCAGTGACAACTTTGAACGTTTTAAATATAATGGTAATTCATCAGCTTCCACCAATAGTGCGTTAGTAGGAGTTGTTTTAACTGTACCGATACTGAGTCTTACAGCTCTGAACCGTATTCTGTCTAGTTTTTCCAAAACACTTTTGGCTGCTGCTCCATATACCATACACCCATATTCAATAGATGATCGTATTAAGGCCCTGTAAATATCCAGTAGTGATTGTTTATCTGCTCCCCATTCATAACCAGAAACTGATCTCCTGAGATTCAGTACTTTTAGACATTTTGTTGTATTGCCACATTCACAGTCTTACAGATGGAAGCAACAAAGTGGATTTTATCCACAATCAGTGTATCCTCATTAATCTACTTTATATATGGATTTGCTTCTGTTTGCCTCTGACTTGTTGTGGGAGCCGGAACCTGCATTACTCATCTACTCTCAGACTCTCTTGCACTATTGTTCACATGTGTTGTATCACTGAATCTGGCCAGTTCATTTTCCTTCACTTTTTATAACTGCATCAGCATACGATACCTGGTTTGTGACTTTATATTTCTGCACCTCTCTAGCTTGCCTTTGAACATGGCGTCCTCCAAAAGCAGCATCTGATTTTTGCATCACATTTTCCATAGTCATGTTCACCTCCACATTTTGCACATCTTTGCTTTACTTTACATTGTCCTGCAGTGTGTCCCATTCTTTGACTCTTGAAACATCGCAGTGGTGCTGGGATAAACTCTCTGACATCATAACTCAAATATCCCATTCTTACTTTCTTGGGCATAACATTTTCAAACTCAAGGACAAGTGACAGGATATCAGTTTTCACCCCCTTTCTTTTCGTTTGTAGCCTTGTAGCTTTCACCAGCTTTCCTCCCTTCACTTCATGTATTATCTCATCCATCTTTATTGCCAAATGCACATcataaataacacctctaagcTTTGCTGCATTCTCTGGGATATGAGCACTGATCCTTTCTCCATTCAGTGTTTCTGCTCTGAGAAACGTATCTCTTTGCCATTTATCTTTACCATAATTTAACAGCCTCCTGTTACTTAAGTATTTCACATACTTGATCTTCCCATTTCTTTCGTCAGTTTTAGTGGGTGAAAGTGTCCCCCTTATTTTTTGAACGTTGCCATCACTTTCCTTTCAGTTCCATACACATCATAAGGTGTATAGAACAATCAGCTGTAGGAGTTACATTTCAAATAAAGATTTTAAACAAAATAGaatgctgcagggatgacgtatttttgtagtccaacaggaagttagcatcccCCTAGTTCCCTCGACAAGgttttggatttatttatttatttaatttattttttattattttatttgttgacttcattatatttttattgtaaatatatatatatatatatatatatccttttaAACTTTATATTTAGCTAATTACCTtcaagtaataataataattataattgtaattattatttttaacgcATTTTTTTAGTCCAACATGAAGTTAACATCACCCTagttccctcgacaaaaggttttggatatatttatttatttaatcttttttataattttatttgttgacttcattttatttttattgtaaatatatgtatccTTTTTAACTTTATATCTGGCTATTTACcttcaagttattattattattattattattttatacactgcCATAGAATTAGCTCCACTGCAGCCAGCTCCAATATTACCATGCATCTTACATGTTACTGCgtcattaataataaaaataatctaatggtataatatatattgagtactttttcttttataatttcttgattataattatattttactttaacATGTTCAGCACAGGAATATTTTTAGattgtggtattagtacttttactgaagtaaaaaggATGTGAGCTGGTTTTAGAGCACAGCTGACagaaatgtaaatcaatggaGAAAAAAGTGGGTGATAAGAGttcattttcattgtaaatcctcctcatttaaatataaaatgtgacGGATTATCTCCAGTCTGCTCCTGATTTGCTTAGAGGACGCGTTGAGCTCAAACGCTCCTGAATTAGAATTATCATAATTACAATATTAATCAAATAACATATCAACGGGTCAGTAGTTGAGCTCTGCACATTCAAAATCTGTTCAGGCGTTGAAATGTTCACGGCTTATTAATTCAGCTGAGCGGTTTAAATGTCTTCAGAGACGCTGTCTTGGTTTGTAACCAGGTAGGAACTATAAACAATAATAGTGTCCCTGGGAGGATGGACAAACTTTAGACTCAACAAACCTTCAGACAACCAACACAAGTATCAGCTGGTTGGCCTGAAGATGAGCTTTCCAACAATATGTGACACTGatacgctgtcctctggtggacagacgggtctattacacactgTGGCGTCATATCGGGttgactaaaaacaaaaaaatctctcTGTCCCCCTGTCCCATTTGTCCATCCGTCCCATCTGTCCCTCTGTCCCCCTGTCCCATATGTCCCATCTGTCCCATCTGTCCAAACCGACCCGCTCTCCCAGTGTTAATGTTATAACCTCCATCTGTGTGGTTTGAAACTCATGATCTTATTTAGCTGTAATTTATAATGGAGTTTGGTTGACAGTGTTTAGTCTTATTAAGTAAGGCTagggaagcaagtctccgacacccagaccatcagcaccggtcccccccaaggctgcgttctctccccactactcttctccctgtacaccaacaGCTGCATCTCCAGACACCAATCAGTCAggctccttaagtttgcagacgacaccaccctcatcggcctcatctccaAGGATGAtgagtctgcctacagatgggaggttgaccatctggcatcctggtgcagccagaaccacatggagcttaacgctctgaagacagtggagatggcggTGGACATCAGGAGAAACTCAGCCCTAGTTGTAATTTATAATGGAGTTTGGTTGACAGCGTTCAGCCTGCTTTGTGTCTGAAATgactttatatttaaataaatcattGGATCTTCTCTCTGCCTGCATTTGCATTCAGACCCTCATCATCATTTAACCAAATGGACTTTAATGAACCCGCCTGTACTTTACCTTTACTGGTTTTACATGCCTGAGTTTCTACTTTTACTGGATCTGAGGATGTGATGATGGGAGTGACTGAGGAACACATTTATATAGTTTCACTGATCAGCAGCGACTGACTGAAGCTCCTCACCTCAGGTACGTTACACATCTTTATTTCTATATGTGGCATAAACCTGTAAATGACTATATTTTCCTGATCTGTAAAGATTATTTTCTGTTAATGGATTAATTGTGTAACCTATTTAACATCAGTTATATAagtaattgtgtttgtgtgtgtcttttggagtgtcattttatatatatatttatatatatatatatatacatacatattgtataaataaatgcagtgttaatgtcAGAGTAAATCAGATTATTGAACATCTGAattattgcactaaattattgaatatataataaatcattataaaataaattactaaatacattattaaattatatatatactataacaTCAAATcttaagaaaatataaataagaaatatgtataacAGCAGTGCATCTATCATTAAGCGtctaaaaatgcaagaatagtataaataaataaaaatattagtttaaatgtactgtataaataaatgcagtattaatgacagagtaaaccagattattgcactaaattattgtactgttaagtcagtattgcacagttgaatatgtaataaattattataaaataaattatgtatttaaaCATTTGTTTCCATGTTATATATTTACCTCCATTCTTCACTCTGATTCaaactattattattcttattaataTCTTTTTCAGGAACCCACTGATTTTTCACAACACGTTCAgtgtttgattgtttttattaaatgttttttaaatgtgaagcacgttgaattaaatattttatataaataaagtttggcTGGATAGATATATTTACTGCAGATATTAATATTCAGAACAAACAAACTTTTCTTTACCTGGCCTGTAGTCAACATAAACACTGCATCATTAACTGCAACTAACAATATTATCACATATTTCCTCTATTAATCGTTGAGTTTATAAAACATTAGCAGACAAAATACCGTCACAGTTTTCAATTCAGTCTATCAAAATGTTAAGCTGAGGAGAAATAGATCATTTTCACATTCAAGAATCCTAAACAAAACAGTGTCCTATTTTTACAACAAAAAATGAATAagataaatgattaattgagaatcaaaatagttgctgattttCTGTCGATTGATGGATTAATTGATAGATGTAACTGCACATTAAATACCTGTAGATAGACccctgtatatacatacatcctCATTTAATAGTCCCTTTTGGACTGATCATTAATATTAGGAATTAATAAATACAGTGATGATTTGAGCAGTAATCCCTTTCCATCTGTCAATATTCATCATTTAAAACTTATTATATTCTTCAAGCTGACCCACAGAAACTTGTAAGAAccagaaatataatattgtaatgAAACTACAGCTGAAttaaattatgatatatttaatttagtttattatTTAGTTGGATGATGTTACGTTTTATGTAGCTCATTGATTTTTGTCTTAATGTAAATttattgaaatgaaataaaacattgatTGGGATTATTATGGCTTCCTTCTACTTTCTATTCTAAGCCATATTTCTTTCGCCAAGAAAACGTGTCAACAAGGCATCTACTAAATAAAGTTGCGCTCATTCATGGGTTTACTCACGGTTAGATGTCCTTTCTGTCATTGGATGCATATGATTGATTTgcagcctttgtgtgtgtgtgtgcgtgtgtgttaaactacataaaccaacccaaacaacccaaaacagGATATGCCGCGGCAAcccaaagtaaagaaaaaagattaACTTAAACTTTGTCTTATTGAAATGAACAAACTATATTAAAGCCCTTTAAAAAACTATTTCGGCTCTTGGCGTCCTTAAACAGCTGCGCTCTCCACAGCTGATACTAAATCAGGATGACGGCATCAACTGGTGCCAAATTTATAAACAATTCAATGCTGTGGTTGGCCACATGGGGCAAAAATACCAATTACTATCAACATAATGTTTCTCTTATAATAAGGAATTCAACTACTCCTTTCTCAATATTTGGCTCCTACAGGGATTATTGATGACGTAGCTGCtgagaatgatgatgatgatgatgatgatgatgatgatgatgatgatgatgtcttcACAGACTTGCAGTCATGAAGAGAAGCGGACTGATGTTCCTGCTCCTGTCAGGTCAATAAACTCCAAAcacaaactttatttgtattgaaataaaacaacactAACATGGACACACAgactaaatataatataatataatataataaatacagactAAATATGAAGATTCTGAGCTGCTTTTCAAAGACATCCACATATTGTCTTAAAGGTGTCCACAGTGTCCACAGAACTTTTTTAAGTTGTTCAGTGTCCACAGAACTTTTTAAAGTTGATCAGTGTCCACAGAACTTTTTAAAGTTGATCAGTGTCCACAGGACCGTTTAAAGTTGTCCACAAAACGTCTTAAAATTGTTAACGGTGTCCACAGAACTTTTTTTAAGTTGTCTAGTGTCCACAGAACTTTTTATAGTTGTCTACAGAACATTTATAGTTGTCCACAAAACTTTTTAAAGTTGTTTATTGTCCacagaacattttaaagttgtTCAGTGTCCACCGAACTTGAACTTTTTAAAGCTGTCCAGTGTCCACAGAACGTTTTATAATTGTCCacagaacattttaaagttgtCCACAAAACTTTTTGAAGCTCTCCACAGTGTCCACAGAACTCTTTTATAGTTGTCCACAGTATCCACAGAACTTTTTACAGGTTTCTACTGTGTCCATGGATATGTTGAATAGTCCACAGCAtttgcagtttgtttttaaggtgtccacatactttgtGAGAGTTTGTCTTGCCTGTCTCTTGTCTCGTCTCTCAGGTTGTGTGCTGGTCTGTCACCTTCAGCCCCTTCCCATTCTCATCAGACATTTCCACCTTGTTGAATTGATGAAGAACTGGACTGAAGCTCAGCGGTACTGCAGGGAGGAGTTCACCGACCTCGCCACCATCATGGATCCAAACCAAAACACTGAGGCCGCGCATGCTGCGCTGATGGGAGAGATCTGGATCGGACTCTTCCAGTCGAACTGGAGATGGTCTCTGGACCACGAGGAATTTTCTATGGAAACCTCGTACAGCCGCTGGGCCATGCATGAACCGATGTTGACGTGTGTGGCCATAACTGAAAGTGGATTGTGGTATACCCAACATTGTGGATCAATGTTCTACGCGATATGTTACAGCGGTGAGGCCGATCTCAACATGATTCTAACATGAACAAGCTTTTATtcaaagggactatttgtaactttcagaaatgcttgttaacagcgacacctgtggccgttaagtcaacgaaagtcagcgtcgggctcgagcttgctcgctctaaatagacatgaacgagcatcgctcaaaacagtgaggcgacacacgacagctaaaaccacaatatcactctatatttcagctgcttggcagtaatgttagctgaccagacgaaggtctctccatgaatcactgctgatcctagtgttggcttttcctgccttacggggctccgcagcgagtaacgttgttgtctccgcccgcagccggagtgaacagaggagacactggcacgagacgacaacgtttctctctgcggagccccgtcacttcacaagacacgggaaacctctgttggtctggaggagctgcagctgttatttctgcacaaacgtccactgtacattcactagatattctcagagctaaactaactcttctgcagtgtgtagtgagcgcgcgttcacgtctagaggtggagcgcgtacgcgagaacgcgcgctctgtctgagtgaaggcaggtaGGCAGAgtagacgaggctccggccacacgtgagcgcgcatatgcgagcgcgcgtGTGTCCCGACCCattacatttatacgcttaaaaagttacaaacagtccctttaaagagaaTAATcttgttggtttgtgtcttcTTCACTCTTTCAGCTGAATATAACAAACACATCCTGGTTACAAAGATGATGACCTGGTCTGACGGTCAGGCTTACTGCAGGTCCATGTACACCGACCTGAGCAGCATCAGGAATCAGGAGGACATCCAGCAGATCCTCAGTCTGGTGCAGAATGACACTGATTCTCTGACAAGTCGGGAAAGCAGTCGGGAAAGCAGTCAGGACGGCGGTCAGGACAGCGGTCAGGACAGCGGTCAGGACAGCCGTCAGGACAGCGATCAGGACAGCCGTCAGGACAGCGGTCAGGACAGCGGTGAGAACAGGGTTGAGATCAACAAAAAGGACATCAATGATGGCGGGGGTGGTGGCACTAACAGAAACACAATCGAACCCGCCATGTGGATCGGTTTGCACAGATACTTCTGGATTTGGTCCGACAGGACCGAGGCCTCCTTCACGCGGTGGGGGGCTTTTCAGTCTGATGATGTTTTTGCAGACTGTGGGAAGGTAGACTCGACAGCTAGCTGGTTCCGTGCCGTCTGCAGTGAGAAACACTTCTTCCTCTGCCAATCAGGTGAGTCATGCTCACAGTTTCTGTAGAGTCAGATCCAGCGCGTCAGATCTGTGTTGATCTGTTTCTGTAGAGTCGGATCCAGCCAGTCGGATCTGTGTTGATCCGGTTTCTGTTTTGTCTGCAGTTCAAAAACTGTCAGTGGTGAGGACAGTGAAGGTCCGGCTTAGCGAAGGATCTGCAGACCTGAACGACCCGACGCTGCAGAGCTCCATCCTGCAGCAGGTCAGACGTTGTTACGGTGGATCTGAATCTCTTTACAGGTTTCATCTGGTATCTCAAGATCAAAATGTgttagataggtaggtagatagatacagtagatagatagatagatagatagatagataggtaggtaggtgcagagcagatattactgcgcatgtgcggtaccccaaaggcgcgttgattaagtgtgacccaacctccttcaataggccttgtgtaaaaacaccaaacatcatcaggtagagacaaacgtgtttgccactgttagctagctaacgttctgggatgcagtgagacaaaatggatcggtttttaaagcgaaaaagtgatgtgggagacaaccctgcgccagtaaaagctccgaagcgtgtggtgaggaaatatgagaagtgcacacatttctggaagagcagcactcccctcttgctgagcattacactgatggtaacttttgtgcaaaactggcctacttatcagatatatttgaccagttaaatcagctcaatatatcaatgcaaggcagaaacagcacagtgtttttggtttcagacaaaattgagggcttcaagaaaaaacttattctgtggaacagaagagtcaaggagggacgatttgacgtgttttcactcaactttggaagccactcctcatgtcaacatatccagtgttataacccagcatcaaatttctgttgcctttcaccaccacctatttatgtgagtcagggttttccattgtgactgtcacaaaatcaaaggcaaggaacaaactgaaagcaactttgaatgctactctgcgtgtcagcctctcacccatcccaccacgacttgatctcattatttcccagaggcaagcccaagtgtctcactgagggtaagcagaatatgtattttggtcattacagctgacagtggcataacacatatctacagcccagtttattatttgttatataaacatgttaggttttttactcatttatttgggaaggtggtcctcggaaatgttttgacaatcacaagtgtgccttcagttgcaaaaggttgagaacccctgatcTAGTGGATGTTAGAGGAACCTCAGTGACATCAAAGCAGATGTTTCCTGTTAGatatagataggtaggtaggtaggtagataagTAGATAGGTAACCGCAGTGACATCAGACCAGATGTTTCCGGCTGCATCAGGATTAATACCTTTTGCTGTTAGTAATCAATCAGAGTGATCGATGATGTAAACTGTTTCAGCTGAAGCAGAGACTGGAGGAGGCAGGGatcagagaggagatgaagcTGCGATGGAGGACGCAGCCTGATGGGAAGGTTTTCCaccgagaggaggaggaggaggagaaagcgCCTCCTGCTGGCCAGGAGGATGAAACAGTCTGTGAACATTGAGTTTGGAAACCAGGGATGAAATGATGATCTGTTACTGGTTTTACTGGCTAACATCCAACAccatttatgatttatgattcaGTTTGTGATGGTGTTTCCTACAGATTTGTGTcaaagaaaag is a window encoding:
- the LOC141779519 gene encoding uncharacterized protein LOC141779519 — encoded protein: MMTWSDGQAYCRSMYTDLSSIRNQEDIQQILSLVQNDTDSLTSRESSRESSQDGGQDSGQDSGQDSRQDSDQDSRQDSGQDSGENRVEINKKDINDGGGGGTNRNTIEPAMWIGLHRYFWIWSDRTEASFTRWGAFQSDDVFADCGKVDSTASWFRAVCSEKHFFLCQSVQKLSVVRTVKVRLSEGSADLNDPTLQSSILQQLKQRLEEAGIREEMKLRWRTQPDGKVFHREEEEEEKAPPAGQEDETVCEH